The following proteins are co-located in the Pontiella desulfatans genome:
- a CDS encoding DEAD/DEAH box helicase, producing MIDIAVAGKLSALLQMSSRHLCDWLFDSLPKLDQAWWSALVLPNLSFQQRQRVEQNGITSLSQFDLAALLRILDRNWYEISSRFNLTNQDRNFVKEMQTVRNRWAHMDAHGVDADDVYRDVDTLQRFLKAINAPSGTVDAVKQVKEQIRNAAAPEPEVVKEPELEPAVEPVVPEEPAVESPPSNGIGIGSLVALVSNPEKTGAVMSIDGSDETARYTVFLDGRPQPFYAPQLQLAEQVSDKNLVKLSELHSLLTGLQIRHPSLSTLYSLNAARIDFVPYQFRPALKIIQSDQPRLLIADSVGVGKTIEAGLILRELQARSNVESVLIICPKPLVAERKWELEMKRFDERFVPLDGKALQHCIHETELDGEWPDSHGKAILPYSLLQDEGLLHGKTNGRKKQIGLLDLDPPPKFDLVIVDEAHHVRNSNTFAHQAVSYFCEHAEAVVFLTATPVQMGNNDLYTLLNLLRPDLVIDPETFEHMAEPNPHINNAVNLARAGGENWQENTVEALQRAADTAWGKSILRNNPGYQALIEELGKVPLSRADRVALVRQMEGFHSFSRLINRTRRRDIGAFCTRKPETVAVEFTVAQKKLHDDLLEFQAKALTLMHGAQNIQFMMSTIRRQAASCIFGLAPFITDILQRRLSELEWLESSDDSGDLPEFVKALENEALDIVGSVKALSPEDPKFDALLRIVTEKIKMPNNKLMVFSTFRHTLAYLERKLRQGGIRVGMVHGNVKDEDRLVLRNRFEMHKEDSDTLDVLLFSEVGCEGLDYQFCDMMVNYDLPWNPMRIEQRIGRIDRRGQKSEAVAIYNMITPGTVDADIYNRCLSRIGIFEDSIGECEEILGAITREIRNIADNLELSEEERQSRLEQLADNEVRNIQEQQKLEEREHELFGLRLPNNAPDAELQASESYWLSMASLQRFVHQYLNQRLGKADYILGDKPLKTVRLSQEARSKLLEDYRKLPGSKTPMFRDWEKWLKGAEPHAVITFDSSCAADHREALFVMPLHPLVKQAARYLDVAEPVHTALRVQDADLASGSYPFAIYAWEIKGLRPELRLVPVCNSDEIRQGFFDCLESGASIDPSTHLVPDEEIDSIDKVHHRLWEQEKAEHQAKTAEMVRFRQESLETSHRGRINVIEKQIDNATNAKIRKMKEAQLNNVQADYERKRAELQSAESAADIHARPVVFGTLVVEA from the coding sequence ATGATTGATATAGCGGTTGCGGGGAAGCTTTCAGCTCTGTTGCAGATGTCCAGTCGGCATCTGTGCGATTGGCTTTTTGATTCATTGCCCAAGCTGGATCAAGCCTGGTGGAGCGCCTTGGTGCTGCCCAATTTATCCTTCCAGCAACGCCAGCGGGTGGAGCAAAACGGTATTACTTCTTTATCGCAATTTGACCTCGCGGCATTGTTGCGCATTCTGGATCGTAATTGGTACGAAATTTCATCCCGCTTCAATCTCACGAATCAGGATCGAAATTTCGTTAAGGAGATGCAAACTGTACGCAATCGTTGGGCACACATGGATGCCCACGGCGTGGATGCGGACGATGTTTACCGCGATGTTGATACATTGCAGCGTTTTTTAAAGGCAATTAATGCGCCGAGCGGGACTGTTGATGCTGTAAAGCAGGTAAAAGAACAGATTCGCAATGCCGCAGCGCCGGAGCCGGAAGTTGTCAAAGAGCCGGAGCTGGAGCCGGCAGTAGAACCCGTTGTCCCGGAGGAACCCGCAGTAGAATCCCCACCTTCCAACGGCATTGGTATCGGCAGTTTGGTCGCTCTTGTCAGCAATCCAGAAAAAACCGGGGCGGTAATGAGTATTGATGGATCTGATGAGACCGCCCGGTACACGGTCTTCCTGGATGGCCGGCCTCAACCATTCTATGCCCCACAACTTCAACTCGCTGAGCAGGTATCCGATAAAAATCTGGTTAAGTTAAGTGAGTTGCACAGCCTGTTGACTGGATTGCAAATTCGCCATCCATCGCTTTCAACCCTCTATTCACTCAACGCGGCTCGTATTGACTTCGTTCCGTATCAGTTCCGCCCGGCCCTCAAAATTATACAGTCCGACCAGCCACGCCTTTTAATTGCCGACAGTGTCGGGGTGGGCAAAACCATTGAGGCTGGTCTTATTCTTCGCGAACTCCAGGCCAGAAGCAATGTAGAGTCCGTACTCATCATTTGTCCAAAACCACTTGTAGCTGAGCGTAAGTGGGAACTTGAGATGAAGCGCTTTGATGAACGTTTTGTCCCTCTCGACGGCAAAGCTCTTCAACACTGTATTCATGAAACCGAGCTGGATGGTGAATGGCCTGACTCGCATGGGAAGGCTATCCTCCCATACTCATTGCTGCAGGATGAAGGCCTGCTCCATGGGAAAACCAATGGGAGGAAAAAGCAAATCGGTTTGCTCGATCTCGATCCTCCTCCCAAGTTTGATTTGGTCATCGTAGACGAAGCCCACCACGTCAGGAATTCCAACACCTTTGCCCATCAGGCCGTCAGCTATTTCTGTGAACATGCCGAGGCCGTCGTTTTCCTCACAGCAACACCGGTACAGATGGGAAATAACGATTTGTACACGCTTTTGAATCTGCTCCGGCCGGATTTGGTAATCGATCCCGAAACCTTTGAGCACATGGCCGAACCGAATCCCCACATTAACAATGCGGTTAATCTGGCACGTGCGGGAGGCGAAAATTGGCAGGAAAACACTGTAGAGGCTTTGCAACGCGCGGCGGACACCGCATGGGGCAAATCAATCCTACGCAATAACCCAGGCTATCAGGCCTTGATTGAAGAATTAGGAAAGGTCCCGTTGTCTCGGGCTGACCGTGTGGCTCTCGTTCGCCAAATGGAAGGCTTCCATAGTTTTTCACGGTTGATTAATAGAACACGCCGCCGGGACATAGGCGCATTTTGTACCCGCAAGCCGGAGACCGTGGCCGTTGAATTCACGGTAGCGCAAAAGAAATTGCACGACGACTTGTTGGAATTTCAGGCCAAGGCGCTGACACTGATGCATGGTGCGCAAAATATTCAGTTCATGATGAGTACCATCCGCCGTCAGGCTGCAAGCTGCATTTTTGGCCTAGCCCCATTCATCACTGATATTCTGCAACGTCGACTCTCAGAACTGGAATGGCTGGAATCTTCTGATGACTCAGGCGATCTTCCCGAGTTTGTAAAAGCGTTAGAAAATGAAGCGTTGGATATCGTCGGAAGTGTCAAAGCACTTTCTCCAGAAGATCCTAAATTTGACGCGCTTTTACGGATTGTCACAGAGAAAATAAAAATGCCGAACAACAAGCTGATGGTGTTCAGTACGTTCCGTCATACCTTGGCTTATCTGGAGAGAAAACTCCGGCAGGGTGGCATTCGCGTGGGAATGGTGCATGGCAACGTCAAAGATGAGGATCGGTTGGTTCTACGAAACAGATTTGAGATGCACAAGGAAGATTCCGATACCTTGGATGTGCTCCTCTTTTCCGAGGTTGGCTGCGAAGGTCTCGATTACCAGTTCTGCGATATGATGGTGAATTATGATTTGCCGTGGAATCCTATGCGTATTGAGCAGCGCATAGGGCGTATCGACCGGCGAGGGCAGAAAAGCGAGGCGGTGGCCATCTATAATATGATTACGCCCGGTACGGTTGACGCGGACATCTATAACCGTTGTTTGTCGCGCATTGGCATTTTTGAGGACAGCATTGGGGAGTGCGAAGAAATTCTGGGGGCTATCACCCGTGAAATCCGGAATATTGCGGACAACCTGGAACTTTCAGAAGAGGAGCGGCAGTCCAGGCTGGAGCAGTTGGCCGATAACGAGGTGAGAAATATTCAGGAGCAGCAGAAGCTGGAAGAGCGGGAGCACGAACTCTTTGGGCTCAGACTGCCGAACAATGCCCCCGATGCGGAACTACAGGCTTCGGAAAGCTACTGGCTGTCAATGGCATCTCTCCAGCGGTTTGTACATCAATATTTGAATCAGCGCCTGGGGAAAGCGGACTATATTCTGGGCGATAAACCGTTGAAAACGGTGCGTTTGTCGCAGGAGGCGCGAAGCAAGTTGCTGGAAGACTACCGCAAGCTCCCCGGCTCAAAAACACCCATGTTCCGGGATTGGGAAAAATGGTTAAAGGGAGCAGAACCCCATGCGGTCATAACGTTCGACTCCTCCTGCGCGGCGGATCATCGCGAAGCACTGTTCGTTATGCCCTTGCATCCCTTGGTTAAGCAGGCGGCTCGCTATCTCGATGTTGCAGAACCCGTCCATACGGCCCTACGTGTGCAGGATGCCGACCTTGCTTCGGGCAGTTATCCTTTTGCCATCTATGCTTGGGAGATCAAAGGGCTGCGCCCGGAACTCCGCCTCGTTCCGGTTTGCAACAGCGATGAAATACGACAGGGCTTCTTCGATTGTCTTGAATCCGGCGCCTCGATTGATCCTTCCACGCATTTGGTACCCGATGAAGAAATCGATTCAATAGACAAAGTGCATCACCGCCTCTGGGAGCAGGAGAAAGCTGAGCATCAGGCTAAAACTGCTGAGATGGTTCGCTTCAGGCAGGAAAGTCTCGAGACCAGTCATCGTGGCCGGATCAATGTCATCGAAAAGCAGATTGACAATGCCACCAACGCCAAGATCCGCAAAATGAAAGAGGCGCAGCTAAACAACGTGCAGGCCGATTATGAACGCAAGCGCGCAGAACTCCAATCTGCGGAATCTGCTGCGGATATTCATGCCCGCCCAGTCGTCTTCGGTACGTTGGTGGTGGAGGCATAG
- a CDS encoding methyltransferase domain-containing protein — translation MDNVTINTYTQKTADFVIRYDSVVGGISDYFLKAFSGNSRILDIGCGSGRDLRILHELGYSADGIDPCRKFVEHAKGRISQYGAEVSVDALPKLSTVKDKSYDAVLCSAVMMHVPEEELFDAAYAIRRVLSEKGSLLISIPLRDSTIDPETQRDADGRLFNGTSPEQLELLFERIGFQMLKRWDTPDALQRSRRQWATMLFQLESSAGSRPIDTIESVLNKDAKVATYKLALFRSLAEIAVTNYKLAGWLEDGKVKVPLAALAEKWIEYYWPIIEAKEFIPQTTGRAIAFRKPLEDLVLYYRSRGGLSAFSLEYRNAEMSEEGHQLLNKLFSKLKQTIWSQPVKYAGGGEAFSVFQYDKTDKTVLVGSDIWKELSLMGTWIQDATILRWAELTERISEKRETRIKASTVIDCLLTVPITQRDVGAAKKFYDTLKDKRCVWSDNSITDKYDLDHAIPFSLWKNNDLWNLLPAKSTVNSNKSDKLPTQALVQSRKDCIVDYWNCMNDAYPARFEYEAEKFVGIGAFDSSNWENRLFATFAEAVEITAIQRGVDRWSIPVAARKPVRGEPKLRIVYEEPDPSAMYARVVPLYSLQAAAGAFSGVQEVEPEGWVEVDTRRRLRKGMFVAQVVGHSMEPRIPDGSYCLFDSPVVGSRNDRIVLVQHHSIEDPDHGGRYTVKLYESRKHVYSDEAQTAWVHDQILLKPLNPEYENITIAADLEELSVVAEFLEVLDI, via the coding sequence GTGGATAACGTAACGATAAACACATATACGCAAAAGACTGCCGATTTTGTGATTCGGTATGATTCTGTTGTCGGTGGAATCAGTGATTATTTTCTCAAGGCATTTTCCGGTAATTCCAGAATATTGGACATTGGTTGTGGGTCGGGGCGCGACCTGCGTATTCTACATGAACTGGGCTATTCAGCCGACGGTATTGACCCTTGCCGGAAATTTGTTGAGCATGCTAAAGGTCGCATTTCGCAATATGGGGCAGAGGTGTCGGTCGACGCATTACCAAAGCTCTCAACTGTTAAGGATAAATCCTACGATGCTGTCCTTTGCTCTGCGGTAATGATGCATGTACCGGAAGAGGAGCTTTTTGATGCGGCATATGCGATCCGGCGTGTCCTGTCGGAAAAGGGTAGCCTTTTGATATCCATCCCCTTGCGGGATAGCACGATTGATCCGGAAACCCAGCGCGATGCAGATGGACGGTTGTTCAATGGGACGTCTCCAGAACAGCTTGAGCTGCTGTTTGAGCGAATCGGATTTCAAATGCTGAAGAGGTGGGACACCCCGGATGCGTTGCAACGCTCCCGCCGTCAATGGGCCACCATGCTCTTTCAGTTGGAGTCTTCGGCCGGCTCGAGACCCATAGACACTATTGAATCGGTTCTGAACAAGGACGCAAAAGTTGCCACCTACAAATTGGCGCTCTTTCGCTCGCTGGCTGAAATAGCCGTTACGAACTACAAGCTCGCCGGTTGGTTGGAAGATGGAAAGGTGAAGGTCCCATTGGCGGCCCTGGCTGAAAAGTGGATCGAATACTATTGGCCAATTATCGAGGCAAAGGAATTTATTCCGCAAACCACGGGGCGGGCCATTGCTTTCAGAAAGCCGCTCGAAGACCTGGTTCTGTATTACCGCAGTCGCGGGGGGCTCTCGGCGTTCTCTTTGGAATATCGCAATGCCGAGATGAGTGAAGAAGGTCATCAATTGTTGAACAAACTTTTCAGCAAACTGAAGCAAACCATCTGGAGCCAGCCGGTTAAATATGCCGGAGGAGGCGAAGCCTTCTCCGTATTCCAGTATGATAAAACCGATAAAACGGTTCTGGTTGGCAGCGACATCTGGAAAGAGCTTTCTCTGATGGGAACCTGGATTCAGGATGCCACCATTCTCCGGTGGGCGGAGCTAACTGAAAGGATATCGGAGAAAAGGGAAACCCGAATCAAGGCCAGCACGGTAATTGATTGCCTACTTACGGTCCCAATCACGCAACGGGATGTCGGAGCAGCCAAGAAATTTTATGACACCCTTAAGGACAAACGGTGTGTCTGGTCGGATAACTCTATCACGGATAAATATGATCTGGACCATGCCATTCCTTTTTCGCTCTGGAAAAACAACGATCTGTGGAACCTGCTACCCGCGAAATCCACGGTAAACAGCAATAAGAGCGATAAACTTCCGACACAGGCTCTCGTTCAGTCGCGCAAGGACTGCATTGTCGATTATTGGAACTGCATGAACGATGCCTATCCCGCCCGGTTCGAGTACGAGGCTGAAAAGTTTGTCGGCATAGGAGCGTTCGACTCTTCAAACTGGGAGAACAGGCTTTTCGCCACGTTCGCGGAAGCTGTCGAAATCACCGCCATCCAACGCGGAGTGGATCGTTGGAGTATTCCCGTAGCGGCCCGAAAGCCTGTCCGGGGGGAGCCGAAGTTAAGAATCGTTTACGAAGAACCCGATCCCTCCGCAATGTATGCACGCGTCGTGCCGTTGTATTCCCTGCAGGCCGCTGCCGGCGCATTCAGCGGGGTTCAGGAAGTCGAACCCGAAGGCTGGGTTGAGGTGGACACACGCCGTCGATTGAGGAAAGGAATGTTTGTTGCCCAGGTCGTCGGCCACTCCATGGAACCCCGCATTCCGGATGGATCATATTGCCTATTTGATTCCCCCGTGGTTGGCTCTCGAAACGATCGCATCGTCTTGGTGCAACACCACTCAATCGAGGATCCCGACCATGGTGGGCGCTATACGGTCAAGCTGTACGAAAGCCGAAAACACGTCTACTCAGATGAAGCGCAGACAGCGTGGGTACACGACCAGATTTTACTGAAGCCGCTTAACCCGGAATACGAAAACATCACTATCGCGGCCGATCTGGAAGAGTTGAGTGTAGTCGCCGAATTCCTTGAAGTGCTGGATATCTGA